In the Telopea speciosissima isolate NSW1024214 ecotype Mountain lineage chromosome 2, Tspe_v1, whole genome shotgun sequence genome, one interval contains:
- the LOC122650210 gene encoding putative E3 ubiquitin-protein ligase XBAT31 — protein sequence MGQGLSCRASYEHGLFRAVQIGDLDTVVALLERDPTLLHQNSVYDKLSALHIAAANGRIEVLSFLLDRSVHPDIFNRHKQTPLMLAAMHGKISCVRKLLQAGANILMFDSVHGRTCLHYAAYYGHSDCLQAILSAAHSSPVAESWGFARFVNVRDGSGATPLHLAARRRRADCVHVLLDSGALVSAISGGYGCPGSTPLHLAARGGSLDCVRELLAWGTDRLQRDSAGRIPYTVALKHKHSACAALLNPASAEPLVWPAPLKFISELNSEAKVLMERALMEANREREKTILKGMACSLPSPPHSGGDAYIDDNISEGSDNEMCCICFDQVCTIEVKDCGHQMCAQCTLALCCHNKPNPNTACLTAPVCPFCRSSIAQLVVVKGKTEDEMDGGTNSSKIRRLRKSQTFCEGSSSFKSLSAVGSFGKMGGRSSGRIAADSGDWVDKP from the exons ATGGGTCAGGGACTGAGTTGCAGAGCCAGTTACGAACATGGCCTCTTCCGTGCTGTTCAGATTGGGGACCTGGACACCGTTGTTGCTCTTTTGGAGAGAGACCCAACTCTATTACATCAGAACTCCGTCTATGATAAGCTCTCCGCTCTTCATATCGCTGCTGCTAATGGTCGGATCGAG gttctctccttccttttagATCGATCTGTTCATCCGGATATCTTTAATCGTCATAAGCAG ACGCCACTTATGCTGGCTGCAATGCACGGCAAGATCTCCTGCGTGCGGAAGCTCCTTCAAGCAGGGGCGAAT ATTTTGATGTTTGATTCTGTTCACGGAAGGACCTGTTTGCACTATGCTGCTTATTACGGACATTCGGATTGCCTCCAAGCCATTCTTTCAGCTGCCCATTCGAGCCCTGTTGCCGAATCTTG GGGGTTCGCTCGTTTCGTGAATGTTAGAGACGGCAGTGGAGCTACTCCGTTGCACTTAGCAGCCCGGCGAAGACGGGCTGATTGCGTTCATGTACTATTAGATAGTGGGGCTCTTGTCTCTGCAATCTCCGGCGGATATGG CTGCCCTGGGAGCACTCCACTTCATTTGGCAGCTCGAGGAGGTTCATTGGATTGTGTCCGTGAACTGCTGGCGTGGGGCACAGATCGGCTTCAAAGAGACTCAGCTGG GAGAATACCATACACGGTTGCTCTGAAACACAAGCACAGCGCATGTGCGGCCCTGCTGAACCCAGCGTCAGCAGAGCCTCTTGTGTGGCCGGCGCCATTGAAATTCATCAGTGAGCTTAATTCAGAGGCAAAGGTCCTGATGGAGAGGGCTCTTATGGAAGcaaacagagagagggaaaagacCATCTTGAAGGGGATGGCATGCTCACTTCCATCCCCTCCGCATTCTGGTGGAGACGCCTATATTGACGACAATATCTCTGAG GGAAGCGACAACGAGATGTGCTGCATCTGTTTTGACCAAGTTTGCACAATTGAGGTCAAAGACTGTGGTCACCAGATGTGTGCTCAATGCACTCTAGCTTTGTGCTGCCACAACAAGCCAAACCCCAATACTGCATGCTTGACTGCCCCTGTCTGCCCATTTTGCCGCAGCAGCATTGCCCAACTGGTGGTAGTCAAGGGAAAGACCGAGGATGAAATGGATGGGGGCACCAATTCCTCGAAGATAAGGAGGTTAAGGAAGTCACAGACCTTTTGCGAGGGTAGTAGTAGCTTCAAGAGTTTGTCGGCCGTGGGTTCATTTGGGAAGATGGGTGGCCGCAGTTCAGGAAGGATTGCTGCTGACAGTGGTGATTGGGTTGACAAACCATGA